A region of Dermochelys coriacea isolate rDerCor1 chromosome 1, rDerCor1.pri.v4, whole genome shotgun sequence DNA encodes the following proteins:
- the ITM2B gene encoding integral membrane protein 2B isoform X2 — MKVLQQIQWDPETVVPVGQRRAWCWCMCFGVAFMLAGVILGGAYLYKYFAFQQGGVYFCGIKYIEDDLTLTEPDAHAPAARYQTIEQNIQILEEEDVEFISVPVPEFADSDPADIVHDFHRRLTAYLDLSLDKCYVIPLNTSVVMPPKNFLELLINIKAGTYLPQSYLIHEQMVVTDRIENVDQLGSFIYRLCRGKETYKLQRKEIMKGIRKREAKNCRKIRHFENSFAIETLICEQ; from the exons atgaaagttttgcaacAGATACAGTGG GACCCTGAAACTGTGGTGCCCGTTGGACAGAGGAGAGCTTGGTGTTGGTGTATGTGCTTTGGAGTAGCTTTTATGCTTGCTGGTGTGATACTTGGTGGTGCCTATCTGtacaaatattttgcattccAG caaGGTGGTGTGTATTTCTGTGGAATAAAGTATATTGAAGATGACTTAACTCTGACTGAGCCTGATGCACATGCTCCAGCTGCTCGCTACCAGACAATTGAGCAaaacattcagatccttgaggaGGAGGATGTTGAATTCATCAGCGTGCCTGTCCCAGAATTTGCTGACAGTGATCCAGCGGACATTGTTCATGATTTCCACCGG AGACTCACAGCCTACCTTGACCTTAGCTTGGATAAGTGCTATGTGATTCCTCTGAACACTTCAGTTGTTATGCCACCAAAAAATTTCTTGGAGTTGCTGATCAACATAAAG GCTGGAACATACTTGCCTCAGTCCTATCTGATTCATGAACAGATGGTTGTTACTGATCGCATTGAAAATGTGGATCAGTTGGGGTCCTTTATTTATCGCCTATGCCGTGGCAAGGAAACCTATAAACTACAGCGCAAAGAAATCATGAAAG GAATTCGAAAGCGTGAAGCCAAAAATTGCCGAAAGATTCGACACTTTGAGAATAGCTTTGCTATAGAAACGCTCATTTGTGAACAGTAA